The Bos taurus isolate L1 Dominette 01449 registration number 42190680 breed Hereford chromosome 18, ARS-UCD2.0, whole genome shotgun sequence genome has a window encoding:
- the AKT2 gene encoding RAC-beta serine/threonine-protein kinase isoform X1, with product MNEVSVIKEGWLHKRGEYIKTWRPRYFLLKSDGSFIGYKERPEAPDQTLPPLNNFSVAECQLMKTERPRPNTFVIRCLQWTTVIERTFHVDSPDEREEWMRAIQMVANSLKQRGPGDDPMDYKCGSPSDSSAAEEMEVAVSKARAKVTMNDFDYLKLLGKGTFGKVILVREKATGRYYAMKILRKEVIIAKDEVAHTVTESRVLQNTRHPFLTALKYAFQTHDRLCFVMEYANGGELFFHLSRERVFTEERARFYGAEIVSALEYLHSRDVVYRDIKLENLMLDKDGHIKITDFGLCKEGISDGATMKTFCGTPEYLAPEVLEDNDYGRAVDWWGLGVVMYEMMCGRLPFYNQDHERLFELILMEEIRFPRTLSPEAKSLLAGLLKKDPKQRLGGGPSDAKEVMEHRFFLSINWQDVVQKKLLPPFKPQVTSEVDTRYFDDEFTAQSITVTPPDRYDSLGSLELDQRTHFPQFSYSASIRE from the exons ATGAACGAGGTGTCTGTCATCAAAGAAGGCTGGCTCCATAAGCGCG GTGAATATATCAAGACCTGGCGGCCCCGGTACTTCCTGCTGAAGAGCGACGGCTCCTTCATTGGCTATAAGGAGCGGCCTGAGGCCCCCGACCAGACCCTGCCCCCCTTAAACAACTTCTCTGTCGCAG AATGCCAGCTGATGAAGACCGAGAGACCTCGGCCCAATACCTTCGTCATTCGCTGTCTGCAGTGGACCACAGTCATCGAGAGGACCTTCCATGTTGACTCCCCAGACGAGAG GGAAGAGTGGATGCGGGCCATCCAGATGGTTGCCAACAGCCTCAAGCAGAGGGGTCCAGGggacgaccccatggactacaagtgTGGCTCCCCCAGCGACTCTTCTGCGGCCGAGGAGATGGAGGTGGCAGTTAGCAAGGCGCGGGCCAAGGTG ACCATGAATGACTTCGACTATCTCAAACTCCTGGGCAAAGGCACCTTTGGCAAGGTCATCCTGGTGCGGGAGAAGGCCACTGGCCGCTACTATGCCATGAAGATCCTGCGGAAGGAGGTGATCATCGCCAAG GATGAAGTCGCCCACACGGTCACCGAGAGCCGGGTCCTGCAGAACACCAGGCACCCGTTCCTCACC GCGCTGAAGTACGCCTTCCAGACACACGACCGCCTGTGCTTCGTGATGGAGTACGCCAACGGCGGCGAG CTGTTCTTCCACTTGTCCCGGGAGCGTGTCTTCACAGAGGAGCGGGCCCGCTTTTATGGAGCAGAGATCGTCTCAGCCCTGGAGTACCTGCACTCGCGGGACGTGGTGTACCGCGACATCAAG CTGGAAAACCTCATGCTGGACAAGGACGGCCACATCAAGATCACTGACTTCGGCCTGTGCAAGGAGGGCATCAGCGACGGGGCCACCATGAAGACCTTTTGTGGGACCCCTGAGTACCTGGCGCCCGAG GTGCTGGAGGACAACGACTATGGCCGGGCGGTGGACTGGTGGGGGCTGGGTGTGGTCATGTACGAGATGATGTGCGGCCGCCTGCCCTTCTACAACCAGGATCACGAGCGCCTCTTCGAGCTCATCCTCATGGAGGAGATCCGCTTCCCGCGCACGCTCAGCCCTGAGGCCAAGTCCCTGCTTGCTGGGCTGCTTAAGAAGGACCCTAAGCAGAG GCTCGGCGGAGGGCCCAGTGACGCCAAGGAGGTCATGGAGCACAGGTTCTTCCTTAGTATCAACTGGCAGGACGTGGTCCAGAAGAAG CTCCTGCCACCCTTCAAGCCTCAGGTCACGTCTGAGGTCGACACAAGGTACTTTGACGACGAGTTCACCGCCCAGTCCATCACAGTCACGCCCCCGGACCGCT